One genomic segment of Strix aluco isolate bStrAlu1 chromosome 9, bStrAlu1.hap1, whole genome shotgun sequence includes these proteins:
- the PIGZ gene encoding GPI alpha-1,2-mannosyltransferase 4, which yields MGARRLWALLAALRAGWCLLPQAGYLHPDEFFQSPEVMAGDILNLQVYYPWEFLSSSPCRTVVFPLMTSGVTYWVIKSLQQLDICSSCINSYTLLVSPRLLFTVFSFILDYSVYRLAPFWEADPWKALVLLAGSYVTLVFYTRTFTNTLEGLLFALLMLLVSSRKSDGSLADPTSSPLIGIITTAGFFNRPTFLAFALMPLLYWAGLIVDSQKNIKTVINYFLKLLLCACFTAVVFVTADTFYFTSIGLDNLYSIKKSSLFDVIGQLNEKVIVTPFNFLSYNLNPRNLALHGSHPRVTHFTVNGIMLFGILHILAIGAGFKMLKKYIHQLIWVKSHYRRSSGLLVHSEGNPTLLLFYFVPLAFLSLFSHQEPRFLIPLILPLVLFSTSQNRAAKWKHIIIIFNVLGALLFGCLHQGGLIPCLLHLEQLMHSPESSNQPSHYRLLFAHTYMPPRSLLNIKKRDTHVEVIDMAGSEEETLCQTVEQQVNNFICNNCHVFVIIPGTVRATITKCGVSFKNETLIFPHLSMEDPPQIPFLFSGNWRSQLGLYILQLDRDQQTL from the exons ATGGGGGCCCGGCGGCTGTGGGCGCTGCTGGCCGCGCTGCGGGCGGGCTGGTGCCTCCTGCCGCAGGCCGGCTACCTGCACCCCGACGAGTTCTTCCAGTCGCCCGAGGTGATGGCAG gAGATATTTTAAACCTACAGGTCTATTATCCTTGGGAGTTCCTTTCCAGCTCTCCTTGCAGAACAGTTGTTTTCCCATTAATGACATCAGGAGTTACCTACTGGGTGATCAAGTCCTTGCAGCAGCTGGACATATGTTCGAGTTGCATCAACAGCTACACCCTTCTTGTATCACCTCGCCTTCTCTTTACAGTCTTTTCTTTCATACTCGACTACAGTGTTTACAGATTAGCTCCTTTCTGGGAAGCGGATCCGTGGAAAGCACTAGTACTTCTTGCCGGATCGTATGTCACTCTGGTGTTTTATACAAGAACGTTTACCAACACGCTTGAAGGACTTCTCTTTGCTCTTCTGATGCTATTGGTTTCCTCGAGAAAGTCTGACGGCAGCTTAGCGGACCCTACAAGCAGCCCTCTCATAGGTATTATAACAACTGCGGGGTTTTTCAACAGGCCAACCTTTTTGGCATTTGCTCTAATGCCCCTGCTTTACTGGGCTGGTTTAATTGTTGACTCTCAAAAGAACATTAAAACTGTCATAAACTACTTTTTGAAGCTTCTCCTATGTGCATGTTTTACTGCCGTTGTTTTTGTAACAGCTGACACCTTCTATTTTACCTCCATAGGCTTAGACAACCTCTACAGCATTAAAAAGAGCAGCCTATTTGATGTAATAGGCCAATTAAATGAGAAAGTGATAGTAACGCCTTTCAATTTTCTCAGCTATAATCTTAACCCTCGTAACCTTGCACTGCATGGAAGTCACCCACGAGTTACACATTTTACAGTCAATGGAATAATGCTCTTTGGGATCTTACATATTCTGGCCATTGGTGCtggttttaaaatgttgaagaaatATATCCACCAATTAATATGGGTCAAATCACATTACCGTCGGTCGTCTGGGTTGTTAGTGCATTCCGAGGGCAATCCAACattactgctgttttattttgttcctttggCATTTCTCTCCCTATTCAGTCACCAAGAACCTCGGTTTCTCATTCCTCTCATCTTGCCTTTAGTCCTGTTCAGCACGTCACAGAATAGAGCTGCGAAGTGGAAAcacatcattattattttcaatgTTCTCGGGGCTTTGCTCTTTGGGTGCTTACACCAGGGAGGACTGATACCATGTTTGCTTCACTTGGAGCAACTCATGCATTCTCCGGAGTCCTCAAACCAGCCCAGCCACTACAGGCTACTCTTTGCTCACACCTACATGCCTCCCAGGTCTCTGCTTAATATCAAGAAGAGAGACACACATGTAGAAGTCATTGATATGGCTGGGTCTGAAGAAGAAACCCTCTGCCAAACAGTAGAGCAGCAAGTAAACAATTTTATCTGCAATAACTGTCATGTTTTTGTTATAATCCCTGGTACGGTCAGAGCCACAATCACAAAATGTGGTGTCTCGTTCAAGAATGAGACTTTGATATTTCCACACTTATCAATGGAAGACCCACCACAAATACCCTTCCTATTCAGTGGAAATTGGAGAAGTCAGTTAGGACTGTACATCCTTCAGCTAGACAGGGACCAGCAGACCCTTTAG